Sequence from the Candidatus Endomicrobium procryptotermitis genome:
CACGGTCCCGAACCGAGCGCTCTAGCCAGCTGAGCCACGCCCCGACTTTAGCGTATTTATAAACTAAATAGTTTTAATGTATTTATTGTTTTTATCGACAAAAACAATTTTTGCCGTGACAGGTTTATCGGAAAGAGCAAATCCCATTATAATAATTTCTTCGCCTTTTTTTATTAAATGAGCAGCAGCGCCGTTGATACAGATAATGCCTGAGCCTGGTTTTCCGGGAATAATATAAGTTTCCAATCTGGCACCGCTCGTATTTGAAACCACTAAAACTTTTTCGCCTATCCAAAGACCGGCTTTATCGCACAAATCCGTGTCAATCGTTATGCTGCCTTCATAATTTAAATTTGCCTCAGTCACTGTAGCTTTAAAAATTTTTGAACTTAAAACAAACTTCATGACTTTCTTTTCCTCTATTATATACTTCTATTTTAACAAAATTGCACAAAATATTTCTAATCTTTCTCTACATTTTTGCGAATACGCACAACTCTTTCCGGGAACGGAATTTCTATACCCTCTTCATCAAATCTTTTCTTAAGATTCTTTAAAACTGCATGAGTAATTTCCGATTTTACAAAAACCTCTTTGACTCTAAAAGTCAGAGTAAAATTTATGGAAGAATCGGCAAATTTATTAAAACGACATATTGGAGTATAGCTTTTTACAGCGCCTTCTGAAAAATTTAAAATTTCCCGCGCCGCTTCCACGGCTATTTTTTCTGCCTTTTCCAAATCGCTTCCATAGGCAATACCACAATCAATGGATGTGGTTACTTCTGCCCGGCTGAAATTGTACTTTGAAATTATGGCAGATGCAACTTTTAGATTAGGAATAATAATGAGCACATTCGAAGTTTCTCTTATCTTTGTCGCTCTCCATCCTATTTCGATAACCGTACCTTCCTGCCCAGAATCAAGCTTTATATAATCTCCACGTGCTATCTGCTTTCCGAACAATATATTTATTCCGGCAAAAAAATTGCCCAAAGTGTCCTGAAGAGCTAAAGCTACTGCAAGAGAACCTATTCCCAATGCTGTGAGCATGGGAGTAAGTTTAATGCCTATTTGGTTTAAAATTAAAAGTCCCCCTACTGCAATTACAACAAACTTAATAATGTTTATGCTTATTGTTTCCAAAAAGGTTTTGCGAAATACTCCCGCAAAAATATTTCCCAGCAAAAATACTATGGAAAAAGCAAAAATTGTATAAAATATTTTTAAGACAACAGGATCTTTATGATTTAATGGCGATATAAAAAAAGCACAGTACAAACCCACAAGAAACGACCAAAAAGATATATATTTTTTTAAAAAATCTGAAGTTTCATCGCTTGTTATAATGCCTATTTTTTCTAAAAGTCTTCTGATAAATACAGCTGCATATTTCCTTAATAAAAAGCCTATAAAAAAAACTGCAAGAAGAACGACCGCGCTTATAATCCACAGAGTAAAATCCGAATATTGCCGGTTAAAAAAGTCAAACATTTAATTTCCCACCGTATTCCGTACAGATTTTTATTTTTTAGGTCTTTCTGCTTCTTCCTGACATTGAATGCAATATCTTACCCACGGTATTGCTTTAATTCTTTCCAAAGGTATTTCCTGACCACAGCATTCGCATTTTCCGTAAATGCTTTTTTCTATTTTTGCCAATGCATCATTTACATCGTTCAAAGTTATTTTATCGGCTGCAGCCAGCTCGAAATACATTTCTTTTTCGCTGTTTTGACTTGCCGTGTCGATTTCATCACCGACTATAATGTCTGAATCATCTCTTTCTTTCTGCGCATTAACTTTATTTAAAATTTCCGTTCTTCTCTGTGTCAAAAGCTTTTTAAACTGTGCGGCGTCCTTTTTATTCATTTCATAACTCCTTATATTTCGTTTAATTTGTAAAAACTTTAACTGTTTTCAGCATTTCCGTTTCCTGACCGCTTATTCTTATATCTTTTGAAGACATATCAGTTAAATAATCGCATATTTCCTGAGTTATGCGTTCGCCCGGTATCACAACTGGAATTCCAGGAGGATACGGTGTAAGCGTTTGCGCGGCAACAT
This genomic interval carries:
- a CDS encoding aspartate 1-decarboxylase; its protein translation is MKFVLSSKIFKATVTEANLNYEGSITIDTDLCDKAGLWIGEKVLVVSNTSGARLETYIIPGKPGSGIICINGAAAHLIKKGEEIIIMGFALSDKPVTAKIVFVDKNNKYIKTI
- a CDS encoding TraR/DksA family transcriptional regulator, which produces MNKKDAAQFKKLLTQRRTEILNKVNAQKERDDSDIIVGDEIDTASQNSEKEMYFELAAADKITLNDVNDALAKIEKSIYGKCECCGQEIPLERIKAIPWVRYCIQCQEEAERPKK
- a CDS encoding mechanosensitive ion channel family protein → MFDFFNRQYSDFTLWIISAVVLLAVFFIGFLLRKYAAVFIRRLLEKIGIITSDETSDFLKKYISFWSFLVGLYCAFFISPLNHKDPVVLKIFYTIFAFSIVFLLGNIFAGVFRKTFLETISINIIKFVVIAVGGLLILNQIGIKLTPMLTALGIGSLAVALALQDTLGNFFAGINILFGKQIARGDYIKLDSGQEGTVIEIGWRATKIRETSNVLIIIPNLKVASAIISKYNFSRAEVTTSIDCGIAYGSDLEKAEKIAVEAAREILNFSEGAVKSYTPICRFNKFADSSINFTLTFRVKEVFVKSEITHAVLKNLKKRFDEEGIEIPFPERVVRIRKNVEKD